In one window of Hymenobacter nivis DNA:
- a CDS encoding IS630 family transposase, with amino-acid sequence MWCIGTITGEYLANLEDVLDVYSAPAAAGVVRLCFDERPCQLLDHVLTPLPPKPNATQKEHQEYVRKGVCNVLLAYNIDTGQRHLQVTTTKNKGDYARFMDWLVQTHYPEAAKIQLVQDNYSTHTYGAFYEHLPLETARYLRHTLEFHYTPKHGSWLNMAEIEFAALSRQCLDQRIATQQRLEQEALAWQAKRNAAATKVNWSFTTKKARDKLKNRYAELTKKTDETKLSDH; translated from the coding sequence CTGGCCAATCTGGAGGACGTGCTCGACGTCTACAGCGCCCCGGCCGCAGCGGGCGTGGTGCGCCTGTGTTTCGACGAGCGGCCCTGCCAACTGCTCGACCACGTGCTTACGCCGCTGCCGCCCAAGCCCAACGCGACCCAAAAAGAACACCAGGAGTACGTGCGAAAAGGCGTCTGCAACGTGCTGCTGGCTTATAACATCGACACAGGTCAGCGCCACTTACAGGTGACGACGACCAAAAATAAGGGCGATTACGCCCGTTTTATGGACTGGCTCGTGCAAACCCACTACCCCGAGGCGGCCAAAATCCAGCTCGTGCAAGACAATTACAGCACCCACACCTACGGGGCCTTTTACGAACACCTACCCCTCGAGACGGCCCGCTACCTGCGCCACACCCTCGAATTCCACTACACGCCCAAGCACGGCTCCTGGCTCAACATGGCGGAAATCGAATTTGCCGCCCTCTCCCGCCAGTGCCTGGACCAGCGTATCGCCACCCAGCAACGACTCGAACAAGAGGCATTGGCCTGGCAAGCCAAGCGCAACGCCGCCGCCACCAAAGTCAATTGGTCCTTCACCACCAAAAAGGCCCGCGATAAGTTGAAAAACAGATACGCTGAATTAACCAAAAAAACTGACGAAACTAAGTTGTCAGACCACTAG
- a CDS encoding SDR family oxidoreductase, giving the protein MSQKTVLITGGTSGIGRACALAFGRAGYAVAVTGRDAARLADTAGALAAAGVAHLTVQADVGDAAAATRAVAATVARFGGLDVLINNAGLSMRAKFADVDVRVLEQLMQTNFFGTVYTTKAALPHLLASKGTVVGISSIAGFRGLPGRTGYSASKFAMNGFLEALRTELLPAGVNVLTAAPGFTASNIRHAALVANGQTQNDTPRDEGRMMTSEAVAAHVLRAVAQRRRTLVLTGQGKLTVFLNKWLPGLMDKLVLANFRKEEGDF; this is encoded by the coding sequence ATGTCCCAAAAAACTGTGCTCATCACCGGGGGTACGTCTGGCATCGGCCGGGCCTGCGCCCTGGCCTTTGGCCGCGCCGGGTACGCCGTGGCCGTGACCGGCCGCGACGCGGCCCGCCTCGCCGACACCGCCGGGGCCCTGGCCGCCGCCGGCGTGGCCCACCTCACCGTGCAGGCCGACGTGGGCGATGCCGCCGCCGCCACCCGCGCCGTGGCTGCCACCGTGGCCCGCTTCGGGGGCCTCGACGTGCTCATCAACAACGCCGGCCTGAGCATGCGCGCCAAGTTTGCCGACGTGGACGTGCGGGTGCTGGAGCAGCTCATGCAAACCAACTTTTTCGGCACCGTGTACACCACCAAGGCCGCCCTGCCGCACCTGCTGGCTAGTAAGGGCACCGTGGTGGGCATCAGCAGCATCGCGGGCTTCCGGGGGCTGCCGGGGCGCACGGGCTACTCGGCCTCCAAGTTTGCCATGAACGGTTTCCTCGAAGCCCTGCGCACCGAGCTATTGCCCGCGGGCGTGAACGTGCTCACGGCCGCGCCGGGCTTCACCGCCTCCAACATCCGCCACGCCGCACTGGTGGCCAACGGCCAAACCCAGAACGATACCCCCCGCGACGAAGGCCGGATGATGACCAGTGAGGCCGTGGCCGCCCACGTGCTGCGGGCCGTGGCGCAGCGCCGCCGCACCCTCGTGCTAACGGGCCAGGGCAAGCTCACGGTTTTTCTGAACAAGTGGCTTCCCGGCCTGATGGACAAGCTGGTACTGGCCAACTTCCGCAAGGAAGAAGGCGATTTCTAG